AATATCATAATTTTATGAATGTTACACTAAATTGGGTTAGTTTTCAATTTTCACAAATAAAGGGTACTATTTGTAAAATTAGAAAATAATATTTCAAAAATATTCATTTTTAGAAGAAGAAATAGAAGAATACATTGGAGACAAACTCATTTTTATTATAGAATTTTCCTATTTTAGAAGAAAAAATAGAGAAATACATTGGAGATGGTCTGATCTCACAACTCATTTATGGTACTAAAATTTAGTGGAGCATAGCGACAATAAATATTGGGGAAGAAAAGAAAGAAAGAAAGAAATAAATATCTAGGTGTAATAAATATAACTGACGGGCTCAGGAGTACTCTATCTCACTTGGCTACGTGTTCTCTCTATTCTTCCCTTCTCTCTCTCTCACTTGTTGGGTGGGAAAGTAGAAGAAACAAAGCAAAAAATGGTTAGGAAAATATGTGAAATGTGGAGAGAAATGAAGGCTATAACGGCAATGGTGGTGGTTCAAATAGCAACAGCAGTGTTGAATATTTTGTTCAAGCTTGCGGTGGTAGATGGTATGGAGCCAAGAGTTCTCGTGGCTTATCGTCTCTTCTTCGCTACACTTTTCATGCTTCCCCTTTCTTTTATCTTTCAAAGGTTGTTTTTCTCATTCTGCTTTGATATCAATTCCTTTGACCAATTATTCTCATTGTTTAACTCCATGTGATCGGCTAGGGAGAAGAGGCCAGAGTTTACATGGAATCTTCTCTTACTAGCACTTCTCTCGGGGCTACTGGGGTACGTCAGTTTTCACACACACACAAAAGTTTTCGAAGCTCTACATGTGCTCAAAACTGCAACAATTTCCGTTTTTGTTTTTGTTTCCTCAAGTCCCAACCATTTTTTCTTCAAAATAAATGATCAAACATATAGGGTCTGACTGTTATATAACTCATATAATCATAAGCTCAATTCTATGCATATGCAATCAACTATTTAAAAAAAAAAAAAAAAAAACTAGCCATTAGCTAGGTAGGATAATGGGGAAGACTACTTATTCAAGCAAACGTCTACATATAGTAAAAACCATATATTATCAATATTACCAACCGGTGGTTTTACATTTGAATTCAACATTCACGTACCAGGACGTAAAAACTCTAGACGATTACGTTTCAACGTAATCAGTATGATCAACCAATTAAATCAATATCACCAACCAGTGGTTTTGCATTAAAAACTAACATATACCAATAATTAACATAGAAGGGCAATTAAGTTTATGGTGACATAAGTACTTGTTCCTAAAATAGTTATATAGATTAGTATGTAAAAACAACTATATTAGATCTAATCAAGAGCGTGTGGTCCAATTGTTTCTTCGAGTGGATTGAAAACTCATCATATGAATTAAGTCTAGGGATCGAGTTCTCTCATCAATTCAATTCGATGTGGTTCCTTCTTGGCCACTGTAGATGTCTTAAATGACAAGAATACTTAACTTTTTACATGTCTTAGAGATTGTTCCAAGTTTATATATATATATATATATATATATATATATATATATTAGACTTATCATAATTTTATGATGATTGAACAGTGCGGTGTTACCGAGTATCTTCACCATTACGGGTCTGGCTCTAACGTCAGCAACATTCGCTTCTGCTGCTGCCGTTCTCACTCCCTTGATCACTTTCGTATTGGCTGCATCTCTTAGGCAAGTCTACATAATTAATAACAATTTTAATCCATTTTTGCATGTTAATATTCTCAAAACAAAAACAAAAAAGTCTGTTGATATATGGATCGTTATTCAATTTTTGGTGGGTCCTATAGGATGGAGAGTGTAAGGTTTGGAACAAGAGAAGGGAAGGCTAAAGTTTTTGGGACACTCTTTGGTGTTGGTGGAGCTCTTATCTTTATATTCTACAGAGGAAAAGATATTCATATGTGGTCAACGCACATTGACCTAATGAACAAATCACATGACTTCTCACGTGATGCTACCTCCCACCATATTTCTATCCTCGGGGCTCTTTTTGTTTTTGGTGGCAACTTGTCCTATGCATTTTGGCTATTATTGCAGGCAAGATTTCTTATTTCTCCTCCATATCGCTATGCATGTGGTGTAATATTAAGGTATAAATATATTAAGGAATATAGTTTGGAATATATTATCATGCATAATACTTTTTGATAGTACTAGACAATTTTGAGGTGACGTGGCTTATTATCATCTAAATTTAGATATGCACATTATAAATGATATCAAATGTCTGAATTTATGATAACGTTTTTTGGTTTACAGGTAAAAGTAAGCAAACTATTTGGAGGGGCTTACTGGAACGCGACGCTAATGAACCTGACGGGAAGCGTTGTGGCTGTTATTATTGCTCTTTGCTGGAATTGCGATTTGAAGGAATGGAAATTAGGATGGAATATCAGGCTCTTTACGATTGCGTATGCGGTAAATATAAATATCGAATGTATATGTCTTGTTCAGTCACACTAATTGAAGGTCATATGCAAACTATTTCTTTTATTTAACATAGCATCATAAAATTTTCTAAAGAAGACGGCCATGTTAGTAGAAGTAACACATTCATACGAGTCAATGAGAGAAGATTTTAAGTTGGCCTTAAAGCATATCTTTCATGTGGTCTGGTGCAGTCAATTGTGATGTCCGGAATGGTGATAGCAGTCAACGCATGGTGCGTCGAATCTAGAGGACCCTTATTTGTATCGGTATTTAGCCCTGTAGCACTTGTCGTCGTAGCTCTTGTTGGATCATTTATTCTAAACGAAACACTTCACGTGGGGAGGTACAAAAACTCATGTTTTTTATTGCTTTGTGGAGATGGATTTGTTATGTATGTATATAATGGTTTATCTTTACATGTTGACGTTACAGCATAATTGGTACAGTGATTATCGTGGGAGGCTTATACCTTGTGCTATGGGGTAAAAACAAAGAAATGAAGAGTATCACTCCGACCTCGGATTATATTGAAACAAATAAGACTACTAGCAAAGACATCTCCCTCAAGAATCTCCCAACATTAAGTACAAATGTCCCTTGAATACGAATACAAACCAACAATTGCTTTTTATATCTGTTCTATGCTTCTAGCTATTATGGAGTATTAATTTCTCTATGTATGTTATATGTGATGAAGATTTCTTTAATGTTGTAAGTTATGATATGGGAGTACATCAAAACTATCTCGGATTATAGTTTTGAGACTGATATAAAATTGTAAAATATTTATTGTTTTAAATTATTTTGAGCTCTGGGGCATGTGTATAATTTAGAAGACAAGAGACCTCATTTGTATATAAACCATATTTGAGCAATGTTTTTAATACTGGACCACTAACTGAACCGAAAGAGTTTTAGGATCATGGGCTGATATGGTTTAATCGAGTTCAACCATATTCAGTTGAGTTCAGTCATAAATAAAATAGAACTAAATCTAATTTTTTTTTTCATTATGTTTGATAAATTTTAAGTAAGTATTAAAATTTTCAATATAAATAATTATAAAATAAAAGTTAAGTACAAACCAAATGAAAAAGTATATATAAAATCAAAATTTTGACTTACTAAATTAATCACAGTGAGTTATACAAACAACCCCGATTTTTATCCACCCAATCCTTATATATTTTTGGTTCACAGTTTAACCATATGTCCGGCTGTCTGTTCTATCCAGGTTTAAAAACACTGGATTTGAATAAAACCATTAAAAATGCATAGTTGTGTTCAGTTTTAATTTAAGAGCATCTTCAAGCCAAATATTCCAAAAGCTCAGATGCATTTTCAAAAAATATTAAAACTAAGAATATTAATATTGTGAATTCAGATACCAATTTATTATAATTTTAATATTTTAATGATCATATTCATTTTTAGTTTAATGTATTTTAAATTCATAGGAGATACTTGCAATTTGCAATGAGTATGTTGTAATATTTGGACTAAGTTGAACTTGGCCGATAATTAGCCGTTCCAATAACTCCCTCTTTGCTAAACCTTAACCCTTTACATAATTGATTCTCCAAGCATCTTTTTTTAATGTTTGATTCCTACAAGACAAATCACCAAAGATTCTCGAGTTAACATAAGCAGATGCCACACGATACCATTCTTTCTCTCGACAGAAAAAGAATAACTCACTCGTCGAGGCTTCTTCTTACCTCGTTTTTAAAACTTGTACATGTATGTAAGTATAAATGAATATGTTTAAACTCTAATCTTGAAAAGCCTAAATTTCACGTTAAAACATGACATCTGAGTATCGTCCAAGAATTATTGTGAATGGAACAAGAAGAACAAGAACGTTCCATTACTTCTATTGCCGTCATTGCAGCCGCACCATTAGGCTCCGAAACTATGGTCTATATGGTCCTATATGTCCTCTCTGTTCCAGAGAGATCAATCTCCACGATGAGCTTGACATTATGAGGCTAAACCGGCCTTATTGGGATACCGATACCGATTGGATCACTCTCCATCTTGTCAACTCAACGAGAAGCAACCGGCACAATCATGAACTAGTTAATACCGATGATGAGTTCGCTGATGTCTTGCCTAACGAACGTGTCGGTCCACCACCGGCCTCTCCATCCGCCATTGAGGCTGTAAATACGGTGACGATCTCGGAAGAAAATTTGGCAAAAGAGAAGGTTTGTGCGATATGCAAGGAGGAGTTTGAAGTTGGAGAGGAAGGAAAAGAGTTGAAATGTTTGCATTTGTACCATCCAAGCTGCATTGTGTCTTGGTTGAATATTCATAATACTTGTCCCATTTGTCGCTTTGTGGTTAACTTAGGCGTTTCCCATAGTCACGTTGATGGAGAAGGGTCTCACAACCTCGGCAATGGTCGATCAAATCGCATTCGAACTAGGGTTTGTTCTTTGTGGCCTCTCCGAATGATGTTTGATTGGGTACATAATCTCCTCGGTAAGATACCTCCTCCTGATTTAATTTTCATGGCTATCGTATTATGCTTTAATGTTTTTAATTATAAAGTTTAACACGTAATTGAAGAAATATTGCAGATGTAAGAATAACAAACACTTGAAAAACATCAAAGATATTGCGAACAAGAATATTGTATGAAAATAGTAATTATATATAGACTAAAATTAGGTTAATTATGAGAGACTGGAGTAAATATATACATCAAGAAGAAAATAAAATCAAGAGGCAACGAGGATTAAAGGCGAAAAGAGGCGTTTATAGATTTTTCGTGAAACAAAACTCTGACTATATTTTATGTAAATATATCGTCAAATTATTATCATTGATTCCTTTGGAAGTTGTACGTAACTCGTGTAAATAAAATTAAGAATTGTGGTGAAAATCTTTTAGTTGGTAGATCATACGATGAAATAGATTAGGCATTGGTATATTTATCCGAAACCGAAGAACCGAACCAAACAAACAGAAAACGAGTTTTTGTTTGGATTTAGATCATTTCAATTACTTTTGTGGAGCATGTATCTGTAGAACCAAAAACACGAAATTAAACTGGAATCTTTTCCATAATAGTATACTTATAAATATTAACTACTAGGTGATTTTTCCGTGCTCATGCACGAACATAAATATTTATAAAATAAATATATTATAATAATTGATTTCTATTTATTTTTAATATTAAATTAATTTATAATTTGTATGCATCATTTATATTAATAATATTACATCTAAACATATGATTTTATATATGTTATATCTAATCGGTTTTGTTGTTTAATAGTTGATTTAGTTATCATTTGGATAAATTGGATTGGATCTCTGAATTCAACTGTAATATTTTTTATTCTAAATATATCAAAAAATTGATTAATTTTTTATTTGCATTTAGGTGGTTGTTGTCTTAGATATGTAAATATATTTTAAGAATATTATGTATAACTTAAGATATATTGTGCTTAGAATGAAATAAAAAAATAAACTAAAGTTTATGATTCCAAATTACATAAAATAATAAAACAATAATATTATGAAGTCTCATGCATATGTATAAATTTTACAAAAAAAAACTAAATTATAACAGTTGGTTAATATTTTATTTTCATTTTAATATGTTTTTAGTTGTCCTATGATTTATATTTATAAAATAAACTACTATCCTTATAAAAGTATATATTCTTTTCGTAGTTAAATCTATGATTTTAGATATAAATTGAATTGAGTCACTCATGTGATTATATTGAGTTATATATTTTTTCAAATTCAAAATAAAGTATAATTATTTTTATTATAATTAAGTCAAATCAAATCAATTTTATTTATCATTTAAATCCACATGTATTTTCATAATATTTATCAAATTATATGTTGATATATATATTTTTTAAAAAATATTAGAAAATAATAAAGCGATGATCAATATGAAGTTACATGCATATGTAGCTGATACATTTTTGGAAACTCATGAACACATATCAATATTTACAATAATTAAAATATTTTATAAATTTTAGATAACTTTATTATGCCTTTGATTTATTAAATGGAAACTGAAATTTATTTTAAATAATCTTAAAATAAGAATTCAGATTTGCTTTGGTATTTTGATTAGAGTTCTATTAAGTTTCACAAACATAAAAACATAAATCTAAAATCAAATTTAATATCAAGAAAACAAATAATTTTAAAAATGACAAAATATAATATATCTACCTCATTAACTAAGCTATTTTGTAACTATTTGATAAAACGATTTTATTTTTAAAATTTATTATTAGTTTTTAATATCTCTTAAAAATAAGCAGTAAACAAAATTGTGATTGTATTTGAAAATAATATTGTATAAATAAAATATAATTTATCGATATTTTTCTGCTGTAATTGAATGATATTATAGTCAATTAAATATATGAAAATAAAAATAAACATTTCAATAATACTAATTATAAACTATTTTTAGTCAATTAAATATATATATTAGTTTATGATAATTATTTTGTTTAATCATCTAAGAAAATAGATAGATATATAAAAATATTTTATTACTTTAAATTTTTTTGTATTGTTAAAAATTATATTTTAAAATAAATAATATTTTTTTCTAATATCAAGATTATATGTGTAAATTATTTTTAATGAAATCACATTATATACAAATTTATATTTTTCATCTAATAAAATATATATGTATATAAAGAAAGTATTTTATTACTTCAAAAGTATATTTTATGTTATTTTAAAATATTTTTTAAATGCAATATTACTATTTTACGAAATTTTCCGTTTTTATGAAATCATATTATATATACATATATTTTCGTTTTTCAATTTGTTTTTTTTTTACTTTATAAAAATTTCCTTTTTATTATTTGCTTATGTTTTTGGAAAATTTTAAAAAGGAAACTAAATAAATAAATAATAGTATTTTAAATGTAATATTTTTAATTCATTAAGGGTATCAGTGTAATCAACCATCGTGAGAGTTAACATGAGCGCGACACATAGGAAACAGACTTCTCAAATAATATTATAGAGATATTTAGTTTTAAGATATCAAATAATTTAAGATTTTATTTATAAGCCGAAATACCAAAAACCAAAATTACTAGAATACTTTTTATCCGAAATATTTAAAATTATCGGAATTGGCCAAATTTTTATCAGAAAACTAAAAATCTAATATTTATTCTGAAAACCCGATTTGTTTAGCTTTTCAACTCGAATTAACTGAAAAAGTAACCCAATGGGATTTACAATCACCTCAGATATTATCAGATTCCCAAATTTGGAGAGGGAGATAGATTCTTGTGTTTCCCGATGTCTAACTTTCAACGCTACCCACAATGAAAGATCCTCAGGTCGCTATCATAACAACAACCAAAATCGCAACAAACCACTTCCTCATCCAGATAACTAAACTCCTATCCGTTCGATGATGCAGTAGTTTTTCATATTTGTGGGAAAACATGATATCCTACCCTACAATTTTGGTACAGGTTGAATAACAGTTACCAATATCAAGAACTTCTTCTTCTACAGTAAATAGAACTCATTGAATTCTCTGATGCTAGTTGTCAGTTGTCCCGAATGGTTCACCGACAATGGGATTTACAATCACCTCAGATATTATCAGATTCCCAAATTTGGATAGGGAGATAAATTTTTGTGTTTCCCGGTGTCTAACTTTCAACGCTACCTACAATGAAAGATCCTCAGGTCCCTATCATAACAACAACCAAGATCGCAACAAACTATAGAGAGAAGACTGAATACATAGTTATTAGGTATAGAAAGAGTATTTATACAGAGCTATACGTAGGTTAAAGACAAGTATTAAGTAATTACAAATAGAGCCTCAATGTATCTCATATTTTCTTAACACGCCCCTTCAAGATGGTGGTGCTTGCGTAACACCAATCTTGTTCCGGATGAGCTGAAATGGTGCTCGTGCCAAAGGTTTCGTAAGCCCATCTGCGAGTTGATCTTTCGTTGAGACATG
This genomic interval from Brassica oleracea var. oleracea cultivar TO1000 chromosome C2, BOL, whole genome shotgun sequence contains the following:
- the LOC106325856 gene encoding WAT1-related protein At1g68170 isoform X1, whose product is MVRKICEMWREMKAITAMVVVQIATAVLNILFKLAVVDGMEPRVLVAYRLFFATLFMLPLSFIFQRLEKRPEFTWNLLLLALLSGLLGAVLPSIFTITGLALTSATFASAAAVLTPLITFVLAASLRMESVRFGTREGKAKVFGTLFGVGGALIFIFYRGKDIHMWSTHIDLMNKSHDFSRDATSHHISILGALFVFGGNLSYAFWLLLQVKVSKLFGGAYWNATLMNLTGSVVAVIIALCWNCDLKEWKLGWNIRLFTIAYASIVMSGMVIAVNAWCVESRGPLFVSVFSPVALVVVALVGSFILNETLHVGSIIGTVIIVGGLYLVLWGKNKEMKSITPTSDYIETNKTTSKDISLKNLPTLSTNVP
- the LOC106325856 gene encoding WAT1-related protein At1g68170 isoform X3; the encoded protein is MVRKICEMWREMKAITAMVVVQIATAVLNILFKLAVVDGMEPRVLVAYRLFFATLFMLPLSFIFQSAVLPSIFTITGLALTSATFASAAAVLTPLITFVLAASLRMESVRFGTREGKAKVFGTLFGVGGALIFIFYRGKDIHMWSTHIDLMNKSHDFSRDATSHHISILGALFVFGGNLSYAFWLLLQVKVSKLFGGAYWNATLMNLTGSVVAVIIALCWNCDLKEWKLGWNIRLFTIAYASIVMSGMVIAVNAWCVESRGPLFVSVFSPVALVVVALVGSFILNETLHVGSIIGTVIIVGGLYLVLWGKNKEMKSITPTSDYIETNKTTSKDISLKNLPTLSTNVP
- the LOC106325856 gene encoding WAT1-related protein At1g68170 isoform X2, which encodes MVRKICEMWREMKAITAMVVVQIATAVLNILFKLAVVDGMEPRVLVAYRLFFATLFMLPLSFIFQREKRPEFTWNLLLLALLSGLLGAVLPSIFTITGLALTSATFASAAAVLTPLITFVLAASLRMESVRFGTREGKAKVFGTLFGVGGALIFIFYRGKDIHMWSTHIDLMNKSHDFSRDATSHHISILGALFVFGGNLSYAFWLLLQVKVSKLFGGAYWNATLMNLTGSVVAVIIALCWNCDLKEWKLGWNIRLFTIAYASIVMSGMVIAVNAWCVESRGPLFVSVFSPVALVVVALVGSFILNETLHVGSIIGTVIIVGGLYLVLWGKNKEMKSITPTSDYIETNKTTSKDISLKNLPTLSTNVP
- the LOC106326126 gene encoding E3 ubiquitin-protein ligase ATL59 isoform X1 is translated as MTSEYRPRIIVNGTRRTRTFHYFYCRHCSRTIRLRNYGLYGPICPLCSREINLHDELDIMRLNRPYWDTDTDWITLHLVNSTRSNRHNHELVNTDDEFADVLPNERVGPPPASPSAIEAVNTVTISEENLAKEKVCAICKEEFEVGEEGKELKCLHLYHPSCIVSWLNIHNTCPICRFVVNLGVSHSHVDGEGSHNLGNGRSNRIRTRVCSLWPLRMMFDWVHNLLDVRITNT
- the LOC106326126 gene encoding E3 ubiquitin-protein ligase ATL59 isoform X2: MTSEYRPRIIVNGTRRTRTFHYFYCRHCSRTIRLRNYGLYGPICPLCSREINLHDELDIMRLNRPYWDTDTDWITLHLVNSTRSNRHNHELVNTDDEFADVLPNERVGPPPASPSAIEAVNTVTISEENLAKEKVCAICKEEFEVGEEGKELKCLHLYHPSCIVSWLNIHNTCPICRFVVNLGVSHSHVDGEGSHNLGNGRSNRIRTRVCSLWPLRMMFDWVHNLLG